Part of the Halopenitus persicus genome is shown below.
CGCGTCGTCAGGATCGCATCGCCTCGTGCATTCTATTCGAACGTATCGAAAAGGCTGCGCTCTCGGTAGCCCCGATCAATATTCCTCCACGGTACTCACAAACATATGTTTGTAATTATACTGTCGTCGAGCGATGATGCCGTGCGTCCAGCGCGCGTGTTCTCAGTCGCTCCTGGCTCAAACTGTCACGGACTCATTACCGAGCGATCCCGTCCACCTCCTCCACTTTCAATCGAGCGGAACCACTATGCGTGAACGAACCGAGCGTTTCGTCCGAATGGCGTGAGGCGTGGCGCGACCGCCAGTGATATGCTTCGTCGTTCACCGTTCATCGTTCACCGTTCATCGTCCATCACATCCATTAATATAATTTATATTGGATGTTTTTTCATCTGGTGATTCCGGTATCGATCGTGTCGAATCAATGGTGACGCGAATCGGCCTCTTCGGGGTCGTTCGAAAGTAGCTCGCTTCGATCGCTGGACGCTACGTCGGTTATGACCTGCTTTTGAAGCGGTTTGCGGGTGTCACGACGGCCGTCGAGACCGCGATCGTCGATCTCATCGGCTTGGACTCGATTTCATCCTGAACATATCCGGATATACATTTATATAAATACGACAATTAAATACTCAACTCTCTATCATTTCAACACGCTCGGTATCGCTCACCGTCACGGCTCGACTGATCGACGACTCCGACGGTGGTCGACTCTCCCACCACCGACCGACGGTCGGCGATCGGCGAGGACCGTGGCGTCCCCGAACCGTGCCGCGTTCCGACGCCGTACCGGATGGCCTCCGGCATCGACGGAACGTCGCACAACCCCGAGACGCTCCCGATAACTTATAAGTGGTCCAGGATCTGGTCGGCCGCACTGCTCGGTTCGCTTCCGTCGTCGGTCGTCCGACCGCCATCCTCCTCGTTCTCCTCGTCCCAGGCCGTCTCCGGCCGGCTCTGGAGGACGAAGAACTGCTTGTCGTCGCCACGTCCCTCGATGGCCCATTCGATGTCCTGCGGTTCGTCGTAGTGGTCCTCGATCGTCGTCGCCAGGTCGGTCAGGCCGATCAGCTCGTCGGCCGTCACCGACGGCACGTCGCGCTTGTCGTCGTCGATCTCGACCTCCTCGGTGCCGGCGTCGGTTGGGACCGTCATGACGTCCTTCTCGGGGACGTTTCGGTCGACGATCTTGTACACGGGCTTGTCGACGAGGAAGCTGTCCGGCGTGACCACGCCGCTCACGACGGCCTCGCCCAGTCCCCAGTTCGATTCGATCCGGACCTTCGAGCGGTCGCCGTTCGCGGGGTTGACGGTGAACATCACGCCCGACGACCGGGCCTCGACCATCTTCTGGATCCCGACGCTGATGCGCACCTCGTCGCGGTCGAACCCCTGCCGTTCGCGGTAGGTGATCGCCCGCTCGGTGAACAGGCTCGCCATGCAGTCCTTGGTTCGCTGCGTGACCGCCTCGAGGTCGGCCACGTTGAGGTAGGTGTCCTGCTGGCCGGCGAAGCTCGCGTCGGGGAGGTCCTCGGCCGTCGCCGACGAGCGGACGGCGACCTGCAGGTCGTCCGTTCGCGTCCGCTCCTGCAGCCGTTCCCACGCCGATTCCAGCTCCGCGGCGAGGAACGGCGGCAACGGGGCGTCCGTGATCCGGTCGCGGATATCGCGGCTCGCGGCCGCGACCGCGCGCTCGTCGGCCACGTCCACGTCGGCGAGCCGGTCGGCGACGTACTCGTCGATCGACTCGGCCTCGAGGAAGGCGTCGTAGAACGCCGTGGTGACGGCGAACCCCGGCGGCACCTGGACGTCCTCGCCCGCCGCCATCAGTTCGCCCAGCGAGGCGTTCTTGCCGCCGACTAAGTCGACGCGCTCCTTCGTGCAACGGTCGGACGCGAAGTCCACGATGTATGTTGGGTCGGTCATTCTGATTCGGATATCGTCAGTGTGCGGTATAGTCGTTACTCAGCCTTCTCGAGGATCTCGACGGTTCCCGTGGTGCCGTCGACGCGGATCCGGTCGCCGGTCTCGAGAGTGGTCGTCGCCGTTCCGACTCCCGTGACCGCCGGGACGCCGTACTCGCGACAGACGATGGCGGTGTGGCTCGTCGCGCCGCCGTTGTCCGTGACTGCCCCGGACACCTTCGACAGCACCGGCGTCCAATCCGGGTTCGTGAGCGGCGCGACGAGGATCTCGTCGCGTTCCACCTCGCTCAGGTCGCTGCCCGATTTGACCACCCGCGCTTTCCCCTCGCTGGTGCCGGCGGAGGAGGCGAAGCCGTTCATCTCGCTTCCGTCCTCGTCCGCTGACCCGAGCCAGTTCCGAACGGTGTCGGTCGTGATGCCCCAGAGCATGATCACCATCGTGTCGGTGACCTCCTCCGGCGGATCGCCGATCGCCGGGGGCGGCGACCACTCCTCGGCTGCCTCGAGGATGCGCTTTCGGTCGGCGGCGTCCGTCTTCCAGTAGTTCGGCGCGTGCGCGCCCGCCCCCTGGGACCAGACCCGGGCGACGTCCGCGAGCAGCTCCGGCACCTCGTTGCGGCCGAACAGCGTGATGTCCCGGGGCTCCTCGAGGAGGTCGTGTTCGACCAGGAGCTCGCCGAACTCGTCGAGCTTCCGGAAGACGATCGTGTGAAGCCAGTTCTCTATCCAGAACTGGTGGTCCTCGGCGTGGTTGTAGACGGTCAACACGAGCTCGTGCACCTGGTCGAACCGGGCGCGCTCCTCCTCGTTCAGATAGCTCCGGTACTCGGCGACGATCTCCTCGCGCTCGTCCTGCAGCGCCTCGATGTCGCGTCGGATCTCCTCGCCGTCCTGGATCGCGGTCACCTTCTCGTGGAGGTGGTCGAACGGCTGCTCGAGCGTGTCGAGCCACGACCCGTCCTCGCTGTGATAGCCCCTGCTGACGGTGATGTGGAACCAGGGGTCCTTGGCGTCCTCGAAGGCCTCGAGGAACTCCCGGCCGGCCTCGGACTCCTCGAGACGAGCCATCTTCTCCTCGGGGCTCCCCTCCGAGGTGAGGATCTCCGGCACGCCGTCCTCGACCTCCATCGCCCGGTGGGCGAGGTCGTTCAGCACCTCGTCGGCGAGGAACAGGTCCGTTTCCAGTCCCGTGACCATCTTCCCGATGGCGTCGTCGCTGATGTCGGGGAAGAGCTCGTCGCACGTCTCCTGGAACGAGAGGTACGCCAGATACACCAGGTTGAGGTACTCGAAGTGGCGTTGCCACCCCCGAAGCGTCAGCTCCTGTAGCCGGTTGTACCGGCTTTGGATGTCGACCGCCTCCGGATGGAGTCCCTTCGATTCGAAGACGGCTTCCTCGGGCGCGTAGTCGGGCAGTCGGTCCGGGACCTCGAGGTCCCGAATCTCCTGCCCGATCTCCTTGACTGCGGGGAGCCATTCGTCCTCGTAGAGCTCCTCGAAGTTCTCGTAGACGTAGTCGCTGCGGTCGCTGAAGACGTCCTTACGCTCCTCGAGGAGCTCCGGGTCCGTACACGGGACCGGCGAGGCGTACGAGTACCCCGCGATGATGCGCAGGTCGATGCCCATCGCCGGCGGCACCGCGAACACCCGGCTCTGTGCCTGCGAGAGCTGCATCACGATCGATTCGACGCACAGCGTGACGTCCCAGGGTCGGAGCGGCTTCGGGCTGTCCTTCTGGTCCCAGAACCAGAACCGGTCCCGCTCCAGCTCCGCCCGCTCCGCCGATTCGCCGAAGCGGAAGTATCGGGGATACATCTCCTCCCACCCCTCGCATGCATCGGGAACCTCGACCTCGTCCGGCCATGGGAACCGGTCCGTCGGCTCCGAATTGCGTTGGTCTGTCATGTGTTACACTAACACTCTATACTACGGCGTGTCGTTATTCATTATTATACCTTTTGGTTGCACACGCGAATATGTCCGGTGGTGTCATTCATCAGTGGTGCCATTCATCAGTGGTGCCATTCATTATCGTGGCCCCTCGATCGGCGGGTATGCACACGCTGGTTGCCGCGACCGTGGCGCGCACCGACGACGACGTTCTTCTCGTCGAGGAGGGAAAGGAGGCCGTCCGCGGGACCTGGAACCTGCCGGGCGGTCGCGTGGAAGCGGGCGAGGACCCGCGCGAAACGGCCGCTCGGGAGTTCACCGAGGAGGTCGGCGTCGACGTGGAGCTGACCGGTCTCGTCGGGGTCTATCTCGGGCGGGACGCGTTCGTCGACGGTCCGTTCCTCTCGGTCACGTACCTCGGGCAGGTCTCCGAGGAGCCCCGGGCGGTCGCGACCGACAGCGTCGCGGCCGCGAGGTGGATCGATCGAGACCGGCTGGACGAGCTGGCGCTGCGCTCGCCGTACGTCTCGCGCGCGATCCACGACGCCGACGAGCGGACGTTCCCGACGACGGTCGTCCGATCGATTCCGGAGTAACACCGGCGCTCAGTGGTCGTGTGGCCCGTGCGGCGTCTCGAGGAACTCCGAAAAGAGGTCGGTGTCACG
Proteins encoded:
- a CDS encoding PEP/pyruvate-binding domain-containing protein, which encodes MTDPTYIVDFASDRCTKERVDLVGGKNASLGELMAAGEDVQVPPGFAVTTAFYDAFLEAESIDEYVADRLADVDVADERAVAAASRDIRDRITDAPLPPFLAAELESAWERLQERTRTDDLQVAVRSSATAEDLPDASFAGQQDTYLNVADLEAVTQRTKDCMASLFTERAITYRERQGFDRDEVRISVGIQKMVEARSSGVMFTVNPANGDRSKVRIESNWGLGEAVVSGVVTPDSFLVDKPVYKIVDRNVPEKDVMTVPTDAGTEEVEIDDDKRDVPSVTADELIGLTDLATTIEDHYDEPQDIEWAIEGRGDDKQFFVLQSRPETAWDEENEEDGGRTTDDGSEPSSAADQILDHL
- a CDS encoding PEP-utilizing enzyme; the protein is MTDQRNSEPTDRFPWPDEVEVPDACEGWEEMYPRYFRFGESAERAELERDRFWFWDQKDSPKPLRPWDVTLCVESIVMQLSQAQSRVFAVPPAMGIDLRIIAGYSYASPVPCTDPELLEERKDVFSDRSDYVYENFEELYEDEWLPAVKEIGQEIRDLEVPDRLPDYAPEEAVFESKGLHPEAVDIQSRYNRLQELTLRGWQRHFEYLNLVYLAYLSFQETCDELFPDISDDAIGKMVTGLETDLFLADEVLNDLAHRAMEVEDGVPEILTSEGSPEEKMARLEESEAGREFLEAFEDAKDPWFHITVSRGYHSEDGSWLDTLEQPFDHLHEKVTAIQDGEEIRRDIEALQDEREEIVAEYRSYLNEEERARFDQVHELVLTVYNHAEDHQFWIENWLHTIVFRKLDEFGELLVEHDLLEEPRDITLFGRNEVPELLADVARVWSQGAGAHAPNYWKTDAADRKRILEAAEEWSPPPAIGDPPEEVTDTMVIMLWGITTDTVRNWLGSADEDGSEMNGFASSAGTSEGKARVVKSGSDLSEVERDEILVAPLTNPDWTPVLSKVSGAVTDNGGATSHTAIVCREYGVPAVTGVGTATTTLETGDRIRVDGTTGTVEILEKAE
- a CDS encoding NUDIX hydrolase, whose product is MHTLVAATVARTDDDVLLVEEGKEAVRGTWNLPGGRVEAGEDPRETAAREFTEEVGVDVELTGLVGVYLGRDAFVDGPFLSVTYLGQVSEEPRAVATDSVAAARWIDRDRLDELALRSPYVSRAIHDADERTFPTTVVRSIPE